Part of the Primulina huaijiensis isolate GDHJ02 chromosome 15, ASM1229523v2, whole genome shotgun sequence genome is shown below.
AGTTGATTTTGCAATTGTCAACGCACAAGAGGTTGAGATACTATATTCAACCTTGAAATTTGTTTAGCACAAAGAACGGGAATTCAAAAACTGCTACCAGTGCTGGAGATCTGAGATACTAGATTGCCTATATAAGTCATGGTAAATTATTGTCTGCTCTTTTCTTACAATTGCACATGCAAGATTTAATCCAAAGGCTATACCTCCTTCATAAGAACTTGGCAAGCCGCAATCTGCCTCTCATCTTTGCAGCAGGCCAATGCCCTTTCAACATATCCACGTAACGACACAGGAAACATGCCAGGCTGCAACAGCAAAGACAATGACTAAAGTTAGTATTTACAAACACAGACTGTGATGGCAGAGGTTGTCATTCATATTTTCATAGCAGCACTTTGGCACTTCCAAATAAAATCacatgtaaatatatataaatacattgaCAAATACACTTAAAACTTAATATGATAAACCAAGGCAAGATAGAAGATTGTGTTCGTTAATTCCATCCATTCCTAGTTGGTGCAATAAAGCAAGGCtggctttagaatttttatggAGGTTCTAAGCAAATGCTCTTGGAGTCTATGGAAATCTGCATGATGTGCACGAAAGAACCAGACACAAGCTAGTCAGATCAAACATACTTCATAATGTGAACCTTTTCATTAAGTTGAAGCAGGAGAAAGTTCTGGATCTGGAAGCAATAAATTCAACCAACATTACAAATAGGTACCGTATGGAAAGATAATTTACGAAATGAAGATACCATGGCATTTATTCAACAATCATTATTTCTGACATATTTCAAACGAGCTGAAAAAATGGGGCAGAATAACATAACAAGACGACCAAACCTTGAGCATGGAATCAGCTGCATCATGAGTCAAAACTTTTTCATTTGGCATTTGCACTGAAACACCAATATAGGCTGGTTTTGCAGCTGTGCCAATTGTAGAGTCATCTTTGTCAGATTTTGGTAAACTCGAAGGCAAAtttgaagaaattcttggattaTTTGGAATTTGGATTTTGTTTACACTTCGTGCTTCTAATGGTTCAAGAGGTTGTGAGACAAGTTGAGAGGATGTATGGTGACTCTGAGAAAATTGGTAAAATAGATACTGTGCTGTAGCATCTTGAGAAAATGCAgggttttgtttattttgatagCTTTCATACGTGGACACTATACCCGATGTATTTGGAACTTGCAGTTGCAATGAATTACGTGGGTAATTTTGGATAACCAAATCCAAATGTTTCCTGTAACTCTCTACGCTACTACCACTTGCTGTGACAGGCTAAcaacagaaaaaaaaacattaatgaGATAGACCATTCATGCTCAAGAACAGCTACCTGTCAGAGAGTCAAGTTTTAAGAGATATAAAAAGACAAACAAATCCATAATCATTCCATGAACTCAGATCCTGAAAACCAAAGAACAAAAAAGTAGCGAGATCTAACTATTTTACTAAATCCACAACTATTTCCAATTCTAACTTGTTGACATAGAATGAGATCTTAGCTGGAGAgattgaaaataagaaatattaaaaaaaattactcgaATTAATAACAAGAAATTGTTACTTTTCCTTTCTAAGTTGCAATGCAAAAAACAGTTCATAGAAGAGCTCATTACCTTTTATCTTATTATTAAATCATCCAATGCAGAAAAAACCACCCTGTACCCTTGAATTGATGTGATAGTGTTAAcagaaacataaattaaatGAGTTTTAAAAACTCCATGCTTTCCACCATTTAATAGACAGAAAACTCTTCCAGGACAAACTCATGCATCTTAATAAGCTATTCATCAGTcaatttgttattgtttttcacATGTTACTTGGTCCCTGAGAAAGCCATAGTTATACTTATCCCTTGCTTAATATTTGAACAAGTATGGAAACTTAGTGTGAAGGTTATACAAAGAAATCTTAGGCAAAGCTTGAAGCTCAAAAGAAGAGGTTGAGAATTATTAtaaatcaaatgattcctcaaGTACTGGTACTTGAAAAGATTATTGTCTTTTATGGAAAATTATT
Proteins encoded:
- the LOC140959067 gene encoding SAC3 family protein A-like isoform X1, whose amino-acid sequence is MLVRQTRGKHCKQWEDYYRQSHMEVCCAPGTEKLSISSASILSSSIPNANSGYTPSNNQMPIAYTPSWRPESGSSELTPVQRRNKTMLLMWQQPVTASGSSVESYRKHLDLVIQNYPRNSLQLQVPNTSGIVSTYESYQNKQNPAFSQDATAQYLFYQFSQSHHTSSQLVSQPLEPLEARSVNKIQIPNNPRISSNLPSSLPKSDKDDSTIGTAAKPAYIGVSVQMPNEKVLTHDAADSMLKPGMFPVSLRGYVERALACCKDERQIAACQVLMKELITKATADGTLYTKDWDTELILPPPNADTVNKEAAQFSILTSVMPGSKKVLFDEPKVGGRLFWM
- the LOC140959067 gene encoding SAC3 family protein A-like isoform X5, with product MLVRQTRGKHCKQWEDYYRQSHMEVCCAPGTEKLSISSASILSSSIPNANSGYTPSNNQMPIAYTPSWRPESGSSELTPVQRRNKTMLLMWQQPVTASGSSVESYRKHLDLVIQNYPRNSLQLQVPNTSGIVSTYESYQNKQNPAFSQDATAQYLFYQFSQSHHTSSQLVSQPLEPLEARSVNKIQIPNNPRISSNLPSSLPKSDKDDSTIGTAAKPAYIGVSVQMPNEKVLTHDAADSMLKIQNFLLLQLNEKVHIMNLACFLCRYVDMLKGHWPAAKMRGRLRLAKFL
- the LOC140959067 gene encoding SAC3 family protein A-like isoform X2, which translates into the protein MLVRQTRGKHCKQWEDYYRQSHMEVCCAPGTEKLSISSASILSSSIPNANSGYTPSNNQMPIAYTPSWRPESGSSELTPVQPVTASGSSVESYRKHLDLVIQNYPRNSLQLQVPNTSGIVSTYESYQNKQNPAFSQDATAQYLFYQFSQSHHTSSQLVSQPLEPLEARSVNKIQIPNNPRISSNLPSSLPKSDKDDSTIGTAAKPAYIGVSVQMPNEKVLTHDAADSMLKPGMFPVSLRGYVERALACCKDERQIAACQVLMKELITKATADGTLYTKDWDTELILPPPNADTVNKEAAQFSILTSVMPGSKKVLFDEPKVGGRLFWM
- the LOC140959067 gene encoding SAC3 family protein A-like isoform X3 → MEVCCAPGTEKLSISSASILSSSIPNANSGYTPSNNQMPIAYTPSWRPESGSSELTPVQRRNKTMLLMWQQPVTASGSSVESYRKHLDLVIQNYPRNSLQLQVPNTSGIVSTYESYQNKQNPAFSQDATAQYLFYQFSQSHHTSSQLVSQPLEPLEARSVNKIQIPNNPRISSNLPSSLPKSDKDDSTIGTAAKPAYIGVSVQMPNEKVLTHDAADSMLKPGMFPVSLRGYVERALACCKDERQIAACQVLMKELITKATADGTLYTKDWDTELILPPPNADTVNKEAAQFSILTSVMPGSKKVLFDEPKVGGRLFWM
- the LOC140959067 gene encoding SAC3 family protein A-like isoform X4, yielding MEVCCAPGTEKLSISSASILSSSIPNANSGYTPSNNQMPIAYTPSWRPESGSSELTPVQPVTASGSSVESYRKHLDLVIQNYPRNSLQLQVPNTSGIVSTYESYQNKQNPAFSQDATAQYLFYQFSQSHHTSSQLVSQPLEPLEARSVNKIQIPNNPRISSNLPSSLPKSDKDDSTIGTAAKPAYIGVSVQMPNEKVLTHDAADSMLKPGMFPVSLRGYVERALACCKDERQIAACQVLMKELITKATADGTLYTKDWDTELILPPPNADTVNKEAAQFSILTSVMPGSKKVLFDEPKVGGRLFWM